A genomic segment from Desulfovibrio oxyclinae DSM 11498 encodes:
- a CDS encoding RluA family pseudouridine synthase — MPGVQNVTVSEAEAGQKLLQFLQRRVGRDVPKAAIMKWIRKGEVRVDKGRKKPFDRLKAGQLIRIPPFRNESSTPPTDASPQIEVVHEDSELIVIKKPSGLASHGGDGITDSAAARLKAAYPDEAFSPTLAHRLDRDTSGLLVAARTYSTLRQLNDAFARSGLIKLYLARVTGRWPDATTVMLEDHLEKSGRPGNEKVHAGSGKQARSEVTLIDSDEKESLLAIRLLTGRTHQIRVQLASRGFPIHGDPKYGLPGSRPPLLLHCFGLVLPDLGNGSIQISCPPDWQENYQPSHESLQGAHLLLNTLRKRAFAG, encoded by the coding sequence ATGCCCGGAGTTCAGAACGTCACGGTCAGCGAAGCGGAAGCAGGTCAGAAGCTTCTGCAATTCCTGCAGCGACGAGTCGGTCGCGACGTGCCCAAGGCCGCCATCATGAAATGGATACGAAAGGGCGAGGTGCGTGTGGACAAGGGCCGCAAAAAGCCTTTCGACCGCCTCAAGGCCGGACAACTCATACGTATTCCTCCGTTCAGAAATGAAAGCTCCACACCGCCAACTGATGCCAGCCCCCAGATCGAGGTGGTGCACGAGGACTCCGAGCTCATTGTCATCAAAAAGCCATCCGGCCTCGCCTCTCATGGCGGTGACGGCATAACCGACTCCGCCGCCGCACGCCTCAAGGCGGCCTATCCCGACGAGGCTTTCAGCCCCACACTGGCCCACCGACTCGACCGCGACACTTCTGGACTGCTCGTTGCCGCCCGCACCTACAGTACATTACGGCAACTCAACGACGCATTCGCCCGGTCAGGCTTGATCAAGCTCTACCTAGCCAGAGTCACCGGACGCTGGCCCGATGCCACGACCGTGATGCTCGAAGACCACCTGGAGAAATCCGGCAGGCCGGGAAATGAAAAGGTTCATGCAGGTTCGGGAAAACAGGCGCGCTCGGAAGTAACGCTTATCGATTCCGATGAGAAGGAAAGCCTGCTCGCAATACGCCTGCTCACCGGGCGAACGCATCAGATCCGTGTTCAGCTTGCCTCTCGTGGATTTCCGATTCATGGCGACCCGAAATACGGGCTTCCGGGCTCTCGCCCTCCCCTTTTGCTGCACTGCTTCGGTCTTGTGCTTCCGGACTTGGGAAACGGTTCCATCCAGATTTCATGCCCGCCGGACTGGCAGGAAAACTATCAGCCATCGCACGAATCGCTCCAAGGCGCACATCTACTTCTCAACACCTTGCGCAAACGGGCTTTTGCGGGCTAA
- a CDS encoding BON domain-containing protein translates to MIKTSFNAVRVLMLICLVTVVSGCATPYKAAVDERNMKTIYADEKITFQVKQAFLDDDQIKYMDYDVASYEGDVFLIGEYTSQAQADKAVNVARSVEGVRSVTSYLLPKKELADCGTAEELELMATIKQKLIQDEDIWSTNVDIYMVQCRAVVLGIVGSEKERSDALAHIRSVKGLKGVKSYLRVKR, encoded by the coding sequence ATGATTAAAACTTCCTTCAATGCCGTCCGTGTCCTGATGCTGATCTGCCTCGTTACCGTCGTTTCCGGGTGCGCGACACCTTACAAGGCAGCCGTGGACGAGCGGAACATGAAGACGATCTACGCCGACGAGAAGATCACCTTTCAGGTGAAGCAGGCGTTTCTCGACGACGATCAAATCAAATACATGGATTACGATGTGGCCAGCTACGAAGGCGACGTCTTCCTCATCGGCGAATACACCTCGCAGGCTCAAGCCGACAAGGCCGTCAACGTGGCACGAAGCGTCGAGGGCGTCCGTTCCGTAACGTCCTACCTGCTCCCGAAAAAGGAACTTGCCGATTGCGGCACCGCCGAGGAGCTGGAGCTGATGGCGACCATCAAGCAGAAGCTCATTCAGGACGAAGACATCTGGTCCACCAACGTGGATATCTACATGGTGCAGTGCCGCGCGGTGGTTCTGGGTATCGTCGGTTCCGAAAAGGAACGTAGCGATGCGCTGGCCCATATCCGCAGCGTCAAGGGACTCAAGGGTGTCAAGTCCTACCTGAGAGTCAAACGCTGA
- a CDS encoding C40 family peptidase yields the protein MPDFGPPAPALRASTFTTPQTRAVISAAQTQLGKPYRWGGESPSAGYDCSGLMWWTFRRSGIRIPRVSWKQYSAGTFVERNDIRPADMVFFKVMTGKSMHVGLVTERGTFIHAPKSGKRVMESRLDNPFWSEHYVGARRIIH from the coding sequence GTGCCCGACTTTGGCCCCCCGGCACCTGCCCTGAGAGCATCGACCTTCACCACGCCACAAACGAGGGCCGTCATCAGTGCGGCCCAAACCCAGCTCGGCAAGCCATATCGATGGGGCGGCGAATCCCCTTCGGCCGGCTACGACTGCTCCGGCCTCATGTGGTGGACCTTCCGGCGAAGCGGCATCCGCATTCCAAGGGTATCGTGGAAGCAATACTCGGCCGGCACCTTTGTGGAGCGTAACGACATCCGCCCCGCAGACATGGTGTTTTTCAAGGTCATGACCGGCAAAAGCATGCATGTGGGGCTGGTCACGGAACGAGGGACGTTCATTCATGCTCCGAAGTCCGGAAAACGCGTCATGGAATCGCGATTGGACAATCCGTTCTGGAGTGAGCACTACGTTGGGGCCCGTCGCATTATCCATTAA
- a CDS encoding sensor domain-containing diguanylate cyclase, translated as MDFERYLHECGDPFMLERLFQVERYAWLALSQGMAAVINLDGQFEDVNPSWERVTGHETESLRDSYLIEYIHFEDREKALGAMQRLITSDIGSTSFSFRFLDRTGDHRLLNWQAIYSPDHNAYFCVANEVGDAANMEVLAFRDGLTGVRNRLALERDLPMVVDRARDKNDCVLVYFIDLDGFKDVNDTLGHKAGDTLLARVAERLLSCVGDNGTAYRMGGDEFIVLTANCKGRNWAEDLAQDLVKSVGIPYVVEGREVCIGASVGISCYPNNSDSAQDLLEKADKAMYKVKDSGKNGYRFDCKSPCPHNC; from the coding sequence ATGGATTTCGAGAGGTACCTACACGAATGCGGCGACCCGTTCATGCTGGAGCGACTGTTCCAGGTTGAGCGATATGCCTGGCTAGCCTTGTCTCAGGGCATGGCCGCCGTAATCAACCTCGACGGACAGTTCGAAGACGTCAACCCCTCATGGGAGCGCGTCACCGGTCACGAAACAGAATCCCTACGAGACTCCTACCTCATCGAATACATCCATTTTGAAGACCGCGAAAAAGCCCTTGGCGCAATGCAGCGGCTCATCACCTCCGACATCGGTTCCACATCCTTCTCATTCCGTTTTCTCGATCGCACCGGCGACCACCGCCTGCTGAACTGGCAGGCCATCTATTCGCCGGACCACAATGCCTACTTCTGCGTCGCCAACGAGGTGGGGGATGCGGCCAATATGGAAGTTCTCGCTTTCCGCGACGGGCTTACCGGGGTGCGAAACCGTCTGGCTCTGGAACGAGACCTGCCCATGGTGGTTGATCGCGCTCGGGACAAGAACGATTGCGTCCTCGTCTACTTCATTGATCTGGACGGCTTCAAAGATGTGAACGACACCCTCGGACACAAGGCCGGAGACACACTGCTGGCCCGCGTGGCCGAGCGTCTGCTCTCATGCGTCGGCGACAACGGCACTGCCTACCGCATGGGCGGCGATGAGTTCATTGTGCTGACCGCCAATTGCAAGGGGCGAAACTGGGCGGAAGACTTGGCACAGGATCTGGTCAAAAGCGTTGGCATCCCCTACGTGGTGGAAGGCCGAGAGGTTTGCATCGGCGCCAGCGTAGGGATCAGTTGCTACCCGAACAATTCCGACAGTGCTCAAGACCTGCTCGAAAAAGCCGACAAGGCGATGTACAAAGTCAAAGACTCCGGAAAAAACGGATACCGTTTCGACTGTAAGTCGCCCTGCCCCCACAACTGCTGA
- a CDS encoding substrate-binding periplasmic protein, with protein MRHPFRKRKRSCATALIVLCQFLLCSAVSVAEPIRSVVAAGPSWEGFTCKDGTGLYHDLLAESFAQHGISVKRIYAPSERAYELVRQGEADFMTANDVPVHGLVASSHPLYENKFHAFFRKNTVKNWKGAQSLVGRQLVWRYGYYKPENFPPGIRYSELMTGEACLGMVILGRADFYIDDILLIQESIKSTKTPFNMDNFEVRPVGHRAYYPLFSTSKRSRKIRKLYEEGMDNLRQDGQLAPIFHKWGHTLPHFYKSHP; from the coding sequence ATGCGTCACCCTTTTCGCAAACGCAAACGTTCATGCGCAACCGCACTGATCGTTCTCTGTCAGTTCCTGCTGTGCTCAGCGGTTTCGGTCGCCGAACCGATACGGTCTGTTGTTGCAGCAGGTCCGTCGTGGGAAGGATTCACATGCAAGGACGGCACGGGTCTGTACCACGATCTGCTCGCAGAATCCTTCGCCCAGCACGGCATCTCGGTTAAACGGATATACGCCCCCAGCGAACGGGCTTACGAGCTTGTCCGGCAAGGTGAGGCGGACTTCATGACAGCCAACGATGTTCCCGTTCATGGTCTCGTTGCGTCCTCCCATCCACTTTACGAAAATAAGTTTCACGCGTTTTTCCGCAAAAACACGGTTAAAAACTGGAAAGGAGCCCAGAGCCTCGTTGGCCGCCAACTTGTCTGGCGATACGGTTACTACAAGCCCGAGAACTTTCCTCCCGGCATACGATACAGCGAACTCATGACAGGCGAAGCCTGCCTCGGCATGGTCATCCTTGGACGCGCCGACTTCTATATTGACGATATCCTGCTCATTCAGGAATCCATCAAAAGCACAAAAACCCCATTCAACATGGACAATTTCGAGGTTCGCCCTGTGGGACACCGGGCCTACTATCCTCTTTTTTCCACCTCCAAACGCAGCAGAAAGATCAGAAAACTCTACGAAGAGGGAATGGACAACCTTCGCCAAGACGGTCAACTCGCCCCTATTTTTCATAAATGGGGCCACACGCTACCTCACTTCTACAAGTCCCACCCCTGA
- a CDS encoding L-serine ammonia-lyase, producing the protein MQPITTSIFELFKIGPGPSSSHTIGPMKAGADLMTLTRALPVEVKSEADRLEIRLFGSLSATGAGHGTRKAIISGLLGHSPEHCPPEVLDNLDRSPSEQHELDFTGNFITFTASDIIMDAVEHDYPHSNTMIFRLLNKKGKSLLEREYYSIGGGFLRWLGYEEPQRGEPKYPYSSMGTLKEHLTRNDIRLHELILENEKAITGLTEDEIFSRLDTLIEVMEHAVEKGITTCGKLPGPIGLHRKAPTMYQHARNDHFQGSGFVKALNAYALAASEENAAGHCVVTAPTAGAAGVIPAILFVLKRHLGALTDEIRQGLLAASAIGFLVKHNASISGAEVGCQGEVGTASAMAAAMLAYARGYRFQITENSAEIALEHHLGLTCDPVGGFVQIPCIERNAMGAVKAYNAYLIATTVEAAYHMVDLDKVVRAMKETGRDMSHKYKETSEGGLALSMTEC; encoded by the coding sequence ATGCAGCCCATCACCACATCCATTTTCGAACTGTTCAAGATAGGCCCGGGCCCCTCCAGCTCCCATACCATCGGCCCCATGAAAGCGGGCGCGGACCTCATGACATTGACCCGCGCGCTGCCCGTCGAGGTCAAATCAGAAGCCGACAGACTGGAAATCCGCCTGTTTGGGTCCCTCAGCGCCACCGGAGCAGGACACGGAACACGCAAAGCGATAATATCCGGCCTTCTCGGACACAGCCCGGAGCACTGCCCGCCTGAAGTGCTCGACAATCTTGACCGCTCACCATCCGAACAGCATGAACTTGATTTCACTGGGAATTTTATAACGTTCACGGCGTCTGACATCATCATGGATGCCGTTGAGCATGATTATCCGCATAGCAACACCATGATTTTCCGCCTTCTGAACAAAAAAGGAAAATCCCTCCTCGAGAGAGAATACTATTCCATCGGCGGCGGCTTTCTTCGCTGGCTTGGGTATGAAGAACCGCAGCGGGGAGAGCCGAAATATCCGTACTCCAGCATGGGCACGCTCAAAGAACATTTGACGCGAAACGACATCCGCCTGCACGAGTTGATACTGGAAAACGAAAAGGCCATCACGGGCCTGACGGAAGACGAAATATTTTCGAGACTTGATACTCTCATTGAGGTTATGGAGCACGCTGTTGAAAAAGGCATCACCACCTGCGGCAAGCTGCCGGGGCCCATCGGCCTCCACCGCAAGGCGCCCACCATGTATCAGCACGCCCGCAACGACCATTTTCAGGGCTCCGGATTCGTCAAAGCACTCAACGCCTATGCGCTCGCAGCTTCGGAAGAAAACGCCGCAGGGCACTGCGTAGTGACCGCCCCCACCGCCGGGGCCGCGGGGGTGATCCCGGCCATCCTTTTCGTTCTCAAGCGACACCTCGGGGCGCTCACGGACGAGATACGACAGGGGCTGCTCGCCGCAAGCGCCATTGGCTTTCTGGTCAAACACAACGCCAGCATCTCCGGCGCGGAGGTCGGCTGTCAGGGAGAGGTCGGCACGGCATCCGCCATGGCTGCGGCCATGTTGGCATACGCTCGCGGTTATCGCTTTCAAATCACCGAGAATTCAGCAGAAATCGCACTGGAACACCATCTGGGTCTTACCTGCGACCCTGTCGGCGGGTTCGTGCAGATTCCCTGCATTGAACGCAACGCCATGGGCGCCGTGAAAGCCTACAACGCCTACCTCATCGCCACCACGGTGGAAGCCGCCTACCACATGGTCGATCTCGACAAGGTGGTGCGGGCCATGAAGGAAACCGGACGCGACATGTCGCACAAATACAAAGAAACCTCCGAAGGCGGACTCGCACTCTCCATGACGGAATGTTAA
- a CDS encoding amino acid ABC transporter ATP-binding protein: MISFKNVNKWFGDLHVLQNINLEIEKGEVVVICGPSGSGKSTLIRCINRLEPIQQGDIVVDGMNVGDARTNMTTLRAEVGFVFQSFNLYPHMTVLENIILAPTLVRGMTRGEATEIGMQLLKKVNIPDKAGAYPTQLSGGQQQRVAIARGLAMQPKIMLFDEPTSALDPEMINEVLDVMKSLAREGMTMVCVTHEMGFAREVADRVIFMDEGAMVEQNTPEEFFHNPQSERTKDFLSKILSH; encoded by the coding sequence GTGATTTCTTTCAAAAACGTCAACAAATGGTTTGGAGACCTGCACGTTCTCCAAAACATCAATCTCGAAATCGAGAAAGGCGAAGTGGTTGTCATCTGCGGTCCCAGCGGCTCGGGAAAGAGTACGCTCATCCGCTGCATCAACCGGCTTGAACCCATCCAGCAGGGCGACATCGTCGTGGACGGCATGAACGTGGGCGATGCGCGCACCAACATGACCACCCTGCGGGCCGAAGTGGGCTTCGTCTTTCAGTCCTTCAACCTCTACCCGCACATGACCGTGCTGGAAAACATCATCCTCGCCCCCACGCTCGTTCGTGGCATGACGCGCGGCGAAGCCACCGAAATCGGCATGCAGCTGCTCAAGAAGGTCAACATCCCGGACAAAGCGGGTGCCTACCCGACCCAGTTGTCCGGCGGCCAGCAACAGCGTGTCGCCATCGCTCGCGGTCTCGCCATGCAGCCCAAGATCATGCTCTTCGACGAACCCACTTCCGCTCTCGACCCCGAGATGATCAACGAAGTGCTCGACGTCATGAAGTCGCTGGCTCGCGAAGGTATGACCATGGTCTGCGTCACGCATGAGATGGGCTTTGCCCGCGAAGTGGCCGACAGGGTCATCTTCATGGATGAAGGGGCGATGGTGGAACAGAATACGCCGGAGGAATTCTTCCACAATCCGCAAAGCGAGCGGACCAAGGACTTTCTCAGCAAGATTCTCAGCCATTAG
- a CDS encoding transporter substrate-binding domain-containing protein: MRVFKIMALSAAMLLVAASMVFAGPTYDRVMGEKVVRAGISNKGKPFGFINAQNEWVGFDMDMAKEIAKRIGAKLEPVVVNNKTRISFVQTNPPKVDMVLSNMTHKRVRDEKIDFSITYFFDGQKFLAPKGMINKPEDLVGKKIGSMQGTTSIVNVKKYLRSMGDNNPKVIGYQNEVEMFEALRSGRVQAISTDSTLLIALASKMPGKFELVGEFISDEPYGVGLPEDDSAWRDLVNFTIQDIWADGTYMKIYNKWFGPDSDTPFPMTSKIEMWP, from the coding sequence ATGCGAGTTTTCAAAATCATGGCGCTGTCCGCCGCCATGCTGCTGGTCGCGGCCAGCATGGTCTTCGCCGGTCCCACCTACGATCGCGTGATGGGCGAAAAGGTCGTTCGCGCCGGTATTTCCAACAAAGGCAAACCGTTCGGCTTCATCAACGCCCAGAACGAGTGGGTCGGTTTCGACATGGACATGGCCAAGGAAATCGCCAAGCGCATTGGTGCCAAGCTTGAGCCGGTCGTCGTTAACAACAAGACCCGCATCTCCTTTGTGCAGACCAACCCGCCCAAGGTGGACATGGTCCTTTCCAACATGACCCACAAGCGCGTGCGTGACGAGAAGATCGACTTCTCCATCACCTACTTCTTCGACGGTCAGAAGTTCCTCGCACCCAAGGGCATGATCAACAAGCCCGAGGATCTCGTGGGCAAGAAGATCGGCTCCATGCAGGGCACCACTTCCATCGTCAACGTGAAGAAGTACTTGCGCTCCATGGGCGACAACAACCCCAAGGTCATCGGCTACCAGAACGAAGTCGAGATGTTCGAAGCACTGCGCTCCGGTCGCGTGCAGGCCATCTCCACCGACTCCACCCTGCTCATCGCGCTGGCTTCCAAGATGCCCGGCAAGTTCGAGCTGGTCGGTGAATTCATCTCCGACGAGCCCTACGGTGTCGGCCTGCCGGAAGACGATTCCGCATGGCGCGACCTGGTGAACTTCACCATTCAGGACATCTGGGCCGACGGCACCTACATGAAGATCTACAACAAGTGGTTCGGTCCGGATTCCGACACTCCGTTCCCCATGACTTCCAAGATCGAAATGTGGCCGTAA
- a CDS encoding amino acid ABC transporter permease, translating to MLNRLFEKTWVQNTTLLFILGLAVYYFGFVFHFDYDFNWGVFVNETQYGHMGLLMLNGLQLTISISIYSAAIALGLGTLFGLARLSKFKPVYAFASAYVEFFRNTPLLVQLFFWNFALPNAFPQEIRYKLFEYNFEFWAATIGLGIFTSAFMAEIIRAGMQSIPKGLLEASYSSGMSYAQTLRKIILPLAFREIIPPLGSEFLNNMKNSSLAMTLGVAEVCWSMQEVESLTYAGFEATAAATAIYLSLSLVIAGLLNLVNTKLKLMPAGKKTFTRKVADAFFLPLEFVWELFARPIRRLTRKKQGSKHLTPRQEFFFRLRGLARMTLINGAKTIFVVALLLLIYQTIKGIASFNFQVIWDNLRALLIWRFPNGGSTEPLWGLGGLSMSIFMAVFSISVSFVIGLFVGMGRTSKNNAIRIPCTAYIELIRGNPLIIVIFWVYFFLPIIIKSQIGVFWSATWAMTVFFGAYIAEIVRGGIENIPPGQVEAAQSTGLSYFQTMRKVVLPQALKQMLPAIVGMFIAAFKDTSLAYIIGVTELTTAAYSINNRLMLYPFEIYTTIAVLYFLCCFAMSRYAKHLENKLSPEKVRLEM from the coding sequence ATGCTTAATAGACTATTCGAGAAGACATGGGTCCAGAACACGACCCTGCTGTTCATCCTGGGACTGGCCGTCTATTATTTCGGCTTCGTCTTTCACTTCGACTATGACTTCAACTGGGGAGTCTTCGTCAACGAGACGCAGTACGGCCATATGGGCCTGCTCATGCTCAACGGCCTCCAGCTGACGATTTCCATCTCCATCTATTCGGCGGCGATAGCTCTCGGGCTGGGCACCCTCTTCGGATTGGCACGGCTTTCCAAGTTCAAACCGGTGTATGCATTTGCCTCGGCCTACGTCGAATTTTTCCGCAACACGCCGCTGCTGGTTCAGTTGTTTTTCTGGAACTTCGCTCTGCCAAACGCGTTTCCGCAGGAAATCCGCTACAAGCTTTTCGAGTACAACTTCGAATTCTGGGCCGCGACCATCGGTCTTGGTATCTTCACCTCCGCGTTCATGGCCGAGATCATCCGCGCAGGCATGCAGTCCATTCCCAAGGGACTCCTTGAAGCATCCTACTCCTCGGGCATGAGCTACGCCCAGACCCTTCGCAAGATCATTCTCCCGCTGGCATTTCGTGAAATCATCCCGCCGCTCGGCTCCGAGTTCCTCAACAACATGAAGAACTCCTCGCTGGCCATGACTCTCGGTGTCGCAGAGGTCTGTTGGTCCATGCAGGAAGTCGAGTCCCTGACCTATGCCGGCTTTGAGGCCACTGCCGCAGCCACGGCGATCTACCTTTCGCTTTCACTGGTCATTGCGGGTCTGTTGAACCTCGTGAACACCAAGCTCAAGCTGATGCCCGCCGGGAAGAAAACCTTCACAAGAAAGGTGGCGGATGCGTTTTTCCTGCCCTTAGAATTCGTTTGGGAGCTATTCGCACGGCCCATCAGACGGCTTACCAGAAAGAAACAGGGCTCTAAGCACCTGACTCCGCGACAGGAATTCTTCTTCCGCTTGCGCGGTCTGGCACGCATGACCCTGATCAACGGCGCCAAAACCATCTTCGTTGTCGCGCTTTTGCTGCTTATCTACCAGACCATCAAGGGCATCGCCTCCTTCAACTTCCAGGTGATATGGGACAACCTGCGGGCGCTGCTCATCTGGCGCTTTCCCAACGGCGGCAGCACCGAGCCTCTCTGGGGCCTCGGCGGCCTGTCCATGTCCATCTTCATGGCGGTGTTCTCCATATCGGTCAGCTTCGTCATAGGCCTGTTCGTGGGTATGGGACGCACCTCCAAGAACAATGCGATTCGCATTCCCTGCACCGCCTACATTGAGCTGATTCGCGGCAACCCGCTGATCATCGTCATTTTCTGGGTCTACTTCTTCCTGCCGATCATCATCAAATCGCAGATCGGCGTCTTCTGGAGCGCGACCTGGGCCATGACCGTGTTCTTCGGCGCCTACATCGCGGAAATCGTCCGCGGCGGTATCGAAAACATCCCGCCCGGGCAAGTCGAAGCCGCCCAGTCCACCGGACTCAGCTACTTCCAGACCATGCGCAAGGTGGTTCTGCCGCAGGCCCTGAAGCAGATGCTCCCGGCAATCGTCGGCATGTTCATCGCGGCCTTCAAGGACACCTCGTTGGCCTACATCATCGGCGTGACCGAACTGACCACTGCCGCGTACTCCATCAACAACCGCCTGATGCTCTACCCCTTCGAGATCTACACCACCATCGCGGTGCTGTACTTCCTTTGCTGCTTCGCCATGAGCCGCTATGCAAAACACCTCGAAAACAAGCTCAGTCCGGAAAAGGTGCGGCTCGAAATGTAA
- a CDS encoding tyrosine recombinase XerC has translation MSSTSETNERDVGEYGKRFLAYLSTEKGYSPATLRSYGTDLEQFQDFLKGRKLDLDQPEHIARDDVRGFMADLHRRRVTKTTVARKLSSVRAFFRFLARKRISGHDPTAGVRNPKQDKVHPRGLNVDQAIGMMEAAMPPDPEGLRNLALAELLYGSGLRISEAVGLDVFDVDSGVVRVMGKGGKERMVPLTSKAGERVRRWLEQRQSFKPVSGERALFIGKRGSRLNRREANRILNRLAEIAGIPREVHAHMLRHSFATHMLEAGADLRSVQELLGHARLSTTQRYTHLDLQQLMKVYDKAHPRSKEGKKKP, from the coding sequence ATGTCATCGACAAGCGAAACGAATGAACGCGACGTCGGTGAATACGGGAAGCGCTTTCTTGCCTACCTGAGTACCGAAAAAGGCTATTCTCCCGCCACGCTTCGCTCCTATGGGACCGATCTGGAGCAGTTTCAGGACTTTCTGAAAGGCCGCAAACTCGATCTCGACCAGCCGGAACACATCGCCAGAGATGACGTGCGCGGCTTCATGGCCGACCTGCATCGCCGAAGGGTCACCAAAACCACCGTGGCTCGGAAGCTTTCGAGCGTTCGTGCTTTCTTCCGGTTCCTCGCGCGTAAGCGGATCAGCGGGCACGACCCGACTGCCGGGGTTCGCAACCCCAAACAGGACAAGGTTCACCCAAGGGGGCTCAACGTGGATCAGGCCATCGGCATGATGGAAGCTGCCATGCCCCCCGATCCCGAGGGGCTTCGCAATCTTGCCCTTGCAGAACTGCTTTACGGCTCAGGGCTTCGCATATCCGAGGCGGTCGGGCTGGATGTATTCGATGTGGACAGCGGGGTGGTGCGTGTCATGGGTAAGGGCGGCAAGGAGCGCATGGTGCCGCTTACAAGCAAGGCCGGTGAGCGAGTGCGTCGCTGGCTGGAGCAACGGCAGTCCTTCAAGCCTGTTTCCGGTGAGCGCGCCCTGTTCATCGGCAAGCGCGGAAGCCGACTCAACAGGCGCGAGGCCAACCGAATTCTCAACCGGCTGGCAGAGATAGCAGGCATCCCCCGTGAAGTGCACGCGCACATGCTGCGGCACAGCTTCGCCACTCATATGCTGGAGGCCGGAGCCGACCTGCGCAGTGTGCAGGAATTGCTGGGCCACGCGAGACTTTCCACTACCCAGCGGTATACGCATCTTGATCTGCAACAGCTCATGAAGGTCTATGACAAGGCGCACCCGCGTAGCAAAGAGGGCAAGAAGAAGCCCTGA
- a CDS encoding diguanylate cyclase domain-containing protein has product MNKSMSDSLFSRRQRAFVLSSDPELAKLFRSLWPEELMEITVFEYGRGAVEHLFNEPPDLLIVDNRLSDISGQEVASLVKSENVYRQLPVVLVLDAEDMTEPWDWNRIEVDDFLVRPFTEGEARDRVNLTLCRALRALDANPLSKLPGNTSIIQRIQSLIDAGEEFALAYCDLDHFKSFNDKYGFSRGDEVLMMSARVIVNTIRGLGGVGSFVGHVGGDDFVYIVPADRAEESCKRVIDAFDSIVPHFYDEEDRKQGFIRSTDRQGNERTFPLMAVSIAVVINTEGRLKHYGEASAIAMALKKKAKENPKSSYVIDKRNE; this is encoded by the coding sequence ATGAACAAAAGCATGAGCGATTCCCTCTTTTCCCGTCGTCAACGGGCGTTCGTCCTGTCCTCGGACCCGGAGCTGGCCAAATTGTTTCGCTCCCTGTGGCCCGAAGAGCTCATGGAAATCACGGTGTTCGAATACGGTCGCGGTGCCGTGGAGCATCTCTTCAACGAGCCGCCGGACCTGCTTATCGTGGATAACCGGCTGAGCGACATCAGCGGACAGGAGGTGGCTTCGCTGGTCAAGAGCGAGAACGTCTACCGCCAGCTCCCGGTCGTGCTGGTGCTGGATGCCGAGGACATGACCGAGCCGTGGGACTGGAACCGTATCGAGGTGGACGACTTTCTTGTGCGCCCCTTCACAGAGGGGGAGGCCCGCGACAGGGTGAACCTGACCCTGTGCCGCGCCCTGCGTGCGCTCGACGCCAACCCGCTCTCCAAGCTGCCGGGCAATACTTCCATAATCCAGCGTATCCAGTCGCTCATCGACGCGGGCGAGGAATTCGCGCTCGCCTATTGCGATCTGGACCATTTCAAGTCTTTCAACGACAAGTACGGTTTTTCGCGCGGGGATGAGGTGCTCATGATGTCGGCGCGGGTCATCGTCAATACCATTCGCGGACTTGGCGGCGTAGGCAGCTTTGTGGGACACGTGGGTGGTGACGACTTCGTCTACATCGTGCCGGCGGACCGGGCCGAGGAATCCTGCAAGCGTGTTATTGATGCGTTCGACTCCATCGTTCCGCATTTCTACGACGAAGAAGATCGCAAGCAGGGATTCATCCGCTCCACGGACAGGCAGGGCAATGAACGCACGTTCCCGCTCATGGCCGTATCCATTGCCGTGGTCATCAACACCGAGGGCCGTCTCAAGCACTACGGCGAAGCTTCGGCCATCGCTATGGCGCTCAAGAAGAAAGCCAAGGAAAACCCGAAGAGTTCCTATGTCATCGACAAGCGAAACGAATGA